The Henckelia pumila isolate YLH828 unplaced genomic scaffold, ASM3356847v2 CTG_461:::fragment_3, whole genome shotgun sequence genome window below encodes:
- the LOC140871361 gene encoding auxin-induced protein 15A-like, translated as MAIRQILKRSLSSEKRSNSTGSADVPKGYCAVYVGESEYKQRFIIPVSYLNHPSFQDLLFQAEEEYGFCHPMGGLTIPCSQDLFVDVTSRLRRT; from the coding sequence ATGGCCATTCGACAAATACTTAAACGATCTCTATCAAGTGAGAAAAGATCAAATTCAACGGGATCAGCTGATGTTCCGAAAGGATATTGTGCTGTTTACGTCGGGGAAAGTGAATATAAGCAACGATTCATCATTCCTGTATCATATTTGAACCATCCTTCATTTCAAGATTTGCTTTTCCAAGCTGAAGAAGAATACGGATTTTGCCACCCAATGGGAGGCCTCACCATTCCTTGCAGTCAAGATTTGTTCGTTGATGTCACCTCTCGCTTGAGGAGAACATGA